Proteins encoded together in one Sander lucioperca isolate FBNREF2018 chromosome 17, SLUC_FBN_1.2, whole genome shotgun sequence window:
- the arhgef11 gene encoding rho guanine nucleotide exchange factor 11 isoform X3, giving the protein MSLRQPTSTLDRLSSLTIGDSERKSSATQQREPSIEIPAESTGTGLVQRCVVVQKDQLGFGFTVCGERVKLVQNVRPGGAAVKAGVQEGDRIIKVNGSLVSSMSHQEVVKLIKSGPYVALTLQGPPPSAASLPLEPLPTELTSNQRTSLGGEAPPTPPPPLPSGLSSTPSQRITGPKPLQDPEVQKHATQILRKMLEQEEAELQELMEEQLRSPSLSLGERIESAKRRAHQVRVKIQQDLEGTRFECATSYVIAGEGRLSMESSEGDMEAFESPHSSPSSSFRIPQHRRQNSDTRTLFDSGGKAQIIGPEEEDEEDDGYAFNEMDGPFQDIELLRSRPAHMAVFMRYVFTQLLDPNPLLFYLSVEAYLGSSTKDARALAPQICSHFLDPDAPLKIKVREEYLTDIESRLHAQEDIRGPLSELQQQVLPDIQDQIQDYRNKQMMGLGSLFGEGDLQQLDGDPVKERQVVDRQVTALWEILSKHEEDRSSPLASAVHLYLRHSGIKLRDSKVFPGLSTEKEKWLAFLKTKKLSGTKKEKDGEDKKRNPILKYIGKPRTTSQSTFHVPLSPTEVRPGSVRNIIQQFENHTETGEEGDDAADPQRLSTSSLGEDGMDSPTISVRLARSESLKAQGEGRRRGVVSGTESVPRSRSDVDMEDCGEEREGPGLRLLQHSASSSASSSSARSLENPTPPYTPRSRRRSVDSPLALLPDAAALEEEVFDSQIWQDTVPPQLLATLSPREVERQAVIYELFTTEASHLRTLRVLDQVFFQKMRSVLNSDELACIFPNLPQVYELHASLCEAMKKRRETPIVQDIGDVMLARFEDAAGDEFQEQASQLCSQQSQALELIKNKQRKDPRFAHIIQECEASPHCRRLQLKDLLVSEMQRLTKYPLLLDNIIKHTEAASSDLPSLQRAQACCRGILQAVNEVVGEIEHRQRLSQYQRRLDAAPLFKSLDLTTKRMIHEGPLTWKVSKDKQIEIQALLLSDCLVLLQRGPDDRLQLRYPSRWLGGGSGDSKTSFSPVVKLDSLLVRLVATDNKALYVISTTERQIYELVAGTSSEKNTWKDLLEKTISSAGGSSPLINHGSMPISSPSLRSASPASTGSNVFADNSMTEQSDSIETHSSNEDIELSENTPRDQSGAFICGERKDGGVAEAALQDVETLRQLILRDLEEDSWSHDSDDTPTNETANERSSFTERQRPESLETVLNFSINEWEAEPEEVPPPDAEQPSSVQVVRKAVVAGPSSSSSSVPDDITDGVTLPSDQSSKPRGEATTQGNTFYLVMPTEQGESFTEDLNDPPTPTGSHSPQTPEEVIPPQTHPEEETPICGAEPNQSEAMQLEQEEEMGRSQAGHQSHVIKNVDEIFHTIEGLMSKLRQLKEMEKSHHKLLKTLREPFVNQDSDDQQCHSATVSRTPSLDRSSGDGKEGSPAEPKIQSTGF; this is encoded by the exons GCTCAGCAGTCTGACCATCGGGGACTCGGAGCGCAAATCCTCTGCCACCCAGCAGAGGGAGCCATCGATTGAAATCCCTGCTGAGAGTACGG GTACTGGTCTTGTCCAGAGATGTGTGGTCGTGCAGAAGGACCAGCTCGGCTTCGGCTTCACAGTATGTGGAGAGAGAGTCAAGCTGGTGCAGAATGTCCGACCTG GTGGTGCAGCAGTCAAGGCCGGGGTCCAAGAAGGGGACCGAATCATAAAG gtgaaCGGCTCACTGGTGTCCTCCATGTCCCATCAGGAGGTGGTAAAGCTCATCAAAT CTGGACCATATGTAGCTCTGACACTACAAGGGCCGCCCCCTTCAGCCGCCTCCTTGCCCTTAGAGCCCCTCCCCACTGAGCTCACATCCAATCAAAGAACGTCTCTGGGTGGGGAGGCCCCACCCACTCCACCTCCACCGCTGCCCTCTGGACTGAGCAGCACACCTTCCCAAAGAATCACTGGACCCAAACCACTACAG gacCCAGAAGTACAGAAACATGCCACTCAGATACTCAGGAAAATGCTGGAGCAGGAAGAGGCTGAActgcag GAGTTGATGGAGGAGCAGTTGAGGAGCCCGTCGCTGTCACTGGGGGAGCGGATTGAAAGTGCCAAGAGAAGAGCTCACCAAGTCAGGGTCAAAATTCAGCAAGATCTG GAGGGAACGCGATTTGAATGTGCCACAAGCTACGTCATAGCAGGAGAAG GTCGACTATCAATGGAGTCAAGCGAAGGAGACATGGAG GCCTTTGAGAGTCCCCACTCCTCCCCCTCATCCTCCTTCAGGATCCCCCAACATCGACGGCAGAACTCCGACACACGCACCCTGTTTGATTCG GGCGGAAAGGCCCAGATCATCGGCCCCGAggaagaggatgaagaagatgaCGGCTATGCATTTAACGAG aTGGACGGACCATTCCAGGACATCGAGTTGTTGAGGTCACGACCGGCACACATGGCGGTGTTCATGAGATATGTCTTCACCCAGCTTCTGGACCCCAACCCTCTG CTGTTTTACCTGTCGGTGGAGGCCTACCTGGGCTCCAGCACTAAAGACGCCCGCGCACTTGCACCTCAGATCTGTTCCCATTTCCTGGACCCAGATGCT CCCCTGAAAATCAAAGTACGAGAGGAGTATCTCACAGATATAG AAAGTCGACTTCATGCCCAGGAGGACATCAGAGGACCTCTGTCCGAGCTGCAGCAGCAAGTGCTGCCGGACATCCAAGACCAGATACAGGACTACAG GAACAAGCAGATGATGGGTCTCGGCTCTCTGTTTGGAGAAGGAGACCTGCAGCAGCTGGATGGAGACCCggtgaaagagagacaggtgGTGGACAGACAGGTCACTGCCCTCTGGGAAATACT ATCAAAGCACGAAGAGGACAGAAG TTCTCCTCTGGCGTCGGCTGTGCACCTATACCTGCGTCATTCTGGTATCAAGCTGAGAGACTCCAAGGTCTTCCCTGGTCTGAGCACGGAGAAGGAGAAGTGGCTCGCTTTCTTAAAGACGAAAAAG CTGAGTGGTACCAAgaaagagaaagatggagaggatAAAAAGAGAAATCCCATCCTGAAGTACATCGGCAAACCCAGGACCACATCCCAGTCca CATTCCATGTCCCGTTGTCTCCCACCGAAG TCCGTCCTGGCAGTGTGAGGAACATCATTCAGCAGTTTGAGAACCACacagagacaggagaggagggagacgaTGCTGCCGACCCCCAGAGGCTCTCCACTAGCAGCCTGGGAGAAGACGGCATGGACAG CCCCACGATCTCAGTGCGTCTGGCACGCAGCGAGTCGTTGAAGGCTCAGGGAGAAGGGCGACGGCGGGGCGTCGTCTCGGGGACGGAGTCTGTCCCTCGCTCTCGTAGCGATGTGGACATGGAGGACTgcggggaggagagggaggggccAGGCCTCAGGCTGCTGCAGCACAGCGCCTCGTCCTCTGCATCCAGCAGCTCTGCGCG GTCTCTAGAGAACCCTACACCCCCATACACCCCTCGGTCTAGACGCAG GAGTGTGGACTCACCGTTGGCCCTGCTGCCAGACGCTGCAGCACTGGAGGAGGAGGTGTTTGACAGTCAGATCTGGCAGGACACAGTTCCTCCTCAGCTCCTCGCCACACTCAGTCCAAGGGAGGTGGAAAGACAGGCCGTCATATACG AGCTGTTCACCACCGAGGCGTCCCACCTGCGGACCTTGAGGGTCCTGGACCAGGTCTTTTTCCAGAAGATGAGGTCTGTGCTGAACTCTGATGAGCTGGCCTGCATCTTCCCCAACCTGCCCCAGGTCTATGAACTCCACG CAAGTCTGTGCGAGGCGATGAAGAAGCGGAGAGAAACTCCCATCGTTCAGGACATCGGGGACGTTATGCTGGCCAGG TTTGAAGATGCAGCTGGAGATGAGTTTCAGGAACAAGCGTCGCAGCTGTGCAGCCAGCAGTCTCAGGCTCTGGAGCTCATCAAGAACAAACAACGTAAAGACCCTCGCTTCGCTCACATCatccag GAGTGTGAAGCGAGTCCTCACTGTCGGAGGCTGCAGCTCAAAGACCTGCTGGTGTCAGAGATGCAGAGACTCACCAAGTACCCCCTGCTGCTGGACAACATCATTAAACATACAGAGG CTGCTTCGTCGGACCTCCCTTCACTTCAGCGCGCCCAGGCTTGTTGCCGAGGGATACTGCAGGCTGTTAATGAGGTTGTCGGGGAAATAGAGCACCGGCAACGCCTCAGCCAATACCAACGCAGGCTGGACGCTGCCCCTCTATTCAAG AGTCTGGACCTCACCACTAAGAGAATGATTCATGAAGGTCCTCTCACGTGGAAAGTCAGCAAAGATAAGCAGATAG AGATTCAAGCGCTGCTGCTGTCAGACTGCCTGGTCCTCCTACAGAGGGGCCCAGACGACCGGCTGCAGCTGAGATATCCATCCCGCTGGCTGGGTGGAGGCAGCGGAGACAGCAAGACCTCCTTCAGCCCTGTGGTGAAGCTGGACTCTCTGCTGGTCCGCTTAGTAGCTACAG ACAACAAGGCCCTCTACGTCATCAGCACCACAGAGAGGCAGATCTATGAGCTGGTGGCTGGGACATCATCGGAGAAAAACAC cTGGAAAGATTTACTTGAAAAGACCATCTCGTCAGCTGGTGGTTCATCGCCCCTGATCAATCACGGATCCATGCCTATATC GTCCCCCAGTCTACGCAGTGCATCCCCAGCGTCAACTGGCAGCAACGTCTTTGCAG ACAACTCCATGACGGAGCAGTCGGATTCAATAGAGACTCATTCCTCCAACGAGGACATTGAGCTCTCAGAAAACACACCTAGGGACCAATCAGGAGCTTTCATCTGTGGTGAGAGAAAAGACGGTGGTGTGGCAGAGGCCGCTTTACAAGATG TTGAAACACTAAGGCAGCTGATATTACGAGATTTGGAAGAGGACAGTTGGAGCCACGATTCAGATGACACGCCCACCAACGAGACGGCCAATGAAAGGAGCTCGTTCACCGAAAGACAGCGGCCAGAGTCTCTAGAGACTGTCCTCAACTTCAGCATCAACGAATGGGAGGCCGAGCCTGAAGAGGTTCCGCCTCCAGACGCAGAGCAACCCAGCAGCGTTCAGGTCGTACGGAAAG CTGTGGTTGCGggtccttcttcttcttcttcttctgtccctgatgacatcactgatGGTGTCACCCTCCCCTCCGACCAATCATCCAAGCCGAGAGGCGAGGCCACTACGCAGG GGAACACTTTCTACTTGGTAATGCCGACGGAGCAGGGAGAGAGCTTCACTGAAGACCTCAACGACCCTCCTACCCCCACAGGCAGCCACTCCCCTCAGACTCCGGAGGAAGTGATACCACCACAGACTCATCCAGAGGAGGAAACGCCCATCTGCGGTGCAGAGCCCAACCAATCAGAGGCTATGCAACTGGAACAGGAAGAGGAAATGGGCCGATCGCAGGCTGGGCACCAGAGCCACGTGATCAAAAATGTGGATGAGATTTTCCACACGATTGAGGGGTTGATGAGCAAGTTGCGTCAGCTGAAG GAAATGGAGAAGTCCCATCACAAGCTTTTGAAAACCCTCAGAGAGCCCTTTGTCAATCAGGACTCAGACGACCAACAGTGTCACTCGGCAACCGTCTCCAGAACACCATCTCTGGATCGTAGCTCAGGAGACG GCAAAGAGGGCAGTCCAGCAGAGCCCAAGATTCAGTCGACTGGA
- the arhgef11 gene encoding rho guanine nucleotide exchange factor 11 isoform X1, with amino-acid sequence MSLRQPTSTLDSPFAAWLSSLTIGDSERKSSATQQREPSIEIPAESTGTGLVQRCVVVQKDQLGFGFTVCGERVKLVQNVRPGGAAVKAGVQEGDRIIKVNGSLVSSMSHQEVVKLIKSGPYVALTLQGPPPSAASLPLEPLPTELTSNQRTSLGGEAPPTPPPPLPSGLSSTPSQRITGPKPLQDPEVQKHATQILRKMLEQEEAELQELMEEQLRSPSLSLGERIESAKRRAHQVRVKIQQDLEGTRFECATSYVIAGEGRLSMESSEGDMEAFESPHSSPSSSFRIPQHRRQNSDTRTLFDSGGKAQIIGPEEEDEEDDGYAFNEMDGPFQDIELLRSRPAHMAVFMRYVFTQLLDPNPLLFYLSVEAYLGSSTKDARALAPQICSHFLDPDAPLKIKVREEYLTDIESRLHAQEDIRGPLSELQQQVLPDIQDQIQDYRNKQMMGLGSLFGEGDLQQLDGDPVKERQVVDRQVTALWEILSKHEEDRSSPLASAVHLYLRHSGIKLRDSKVFPGLSTEKEKWLAFLKTKKLSGTKKEKDGEDKKRNPILKYIGKPRTTSQSTFHVPLSPTEVRPGSVRNIIQQFENHTETGEEGDDAADPQRLSTSSLGEDGMDSPTISVRLARSESLKAQGEGRRRGVVSGTESVPRSRSDVDMEDCGEEREGPGLRLLQHSASSSASSSSARSLENPTPPYTPRSRRRSVDSPLALLPDAAALEEEVFDSQIWQDTVPPQLLATLSPREVERQAVIYELFTTEASHLRTLRVLDQVFFQKMRSVLNSDELACIFPNLPQVYELHASLCEAMKKRRETPIVQDIGDVMLARFEDAAGDEFQEQASQLCSQQSQALELIKNKQRKDPRFAHIIQECEASPHCRRLQLKDLLVSEMQRLTKYPLLLDNIIKHTEAASSDLPSLQRAQACCRGILQAVNEVVGEIEHRQRLSQYQRRLDAAPLFKSLDLTTKRMIHEGPLTWKVSKDKQIEIQALLLSDCLVLLQRGPDDRLQLRYPSRWLGGGSGDSKTSFSPVVKLDSLLVRLVATDNKALYVISTTERQIYELVAGTSSEKNTWKDLLEKTISSAGGSSPLINHGSMPISSPSLRSASPASTGSNVFADNSMTEQSDSIETHSSNEDIELSENTPRDQSGAFICGERKDGGVAEAALQDVETLRQLILRDLEEDSWSHDSDDTPTNETANERSSFTERQRPESLETVLNFSINEWEAEPEEVPPPDAEQPSSVQVVRKAVVAGPSSSSSSVPDDITDGVTLPSDQSSKPRGEATTQGNTFYLVMPTEQGESFTEDLNDPPTPTGSHSPQTPEEVIPPQTHPEEETPICGAEPNQSEAMQLEQEEEMGRSQAGHQSHVIKNVDEIFHTIEGLMSKLRQLKEMEKSHHKLLKTLREPFVNQDSDDQQCHSATVSRTPSLDRSSGDGKEGSPAEPKIQSTGF; translated from the exons CCCTTTTGCTGCTTG GCTCAGCAGTCTGACCATCGGGGACTCGGAGCGCAAATCCTCTGCCACCCAGCAGAGGGAGCCATCGATTGAAATCCCTGCTGAGAGTACGG GTACTGGTCTTGTCCAGAGATGTGTGGTCGTGCAGAAGGACCAGCTCGGCTTCGGCTTCACAGTATGTGGAGAGAGAGTCAAGCTGGTGCAGAATGTCCGACCTG GTGGTGCAGCAGTCAAGGCCGGGGTCCAAGAAGGGGACCGAATCATAAAG gtgaaCGGCTCACTGGTGTCCTCCATGTCCCATCAGGAGGTGGTAAAGCTCATCAAAT CTGGACCATATGTAGCTCTGACACTACAAGGGCCGCCCCCTTCAGCCGCCTCCTTGCCCTTAGAGCCCCTCCCCACTGAGCTCACATCCAATCAAAGAACGTCTCTGGGTGGGGAGGCCCCACCCACTCCACCTCCACCGCTGCCCTCTGGACTGAGCAGCACACCTTCCCAAAGAATCACTGGACCCAAACCACTACAG gacCCAGAAGTACAGAAACATGCCACTCAGATACTCAGGAAAATGCTGGAGCAGGAAGAGGCTGAActgcag GAGTTGATGGAGGAGCAGTTGAGGAGCCCGTCGCTGTCACTGGGGGAGCGGATTGAAAGTGCCAAGAGAAGAGCTCACCAAGTCAGGGTCAAAATTCAGCAAGATCTG GAGGGAACGCGATTTGAATGTGCCACAAGCTACGTCATAGCAGGAGAAG GTCGACTATCAATGGAGTCAAGCGAAGGAGACATGGAG GCCTTTGAGAGTCCCCACTCCTCCCCCTCATCCTCCTTCAGGATCCCCCAACATCGACGGCAGAACTCCGACACACGCACCCTGTTTGATTCG GGCGGAAAGGCCCAGATCATCGGCCCCGAggaagaggatgaagaagatgaCGGCTATGCATTTAACGAG aTGGACGGACCATTCCAGGACATCGAGTTGTTGAGGTCACGACCGGCACACATGGCGGTGTTCATGAGATATGTCTTCACCCAGCTTCTGGACCCCAACCCTCTG CTGTTTTACCTGTCGGTGGAGGCCTACCTGGGCTCCAGCACTAAAGACGCCCGCGCACTTGCACCTCAGATCTGTTCCCATTTCCTGGACCCAGATGCT CCCCTGAAAATCAAAGTACGAGAGGAGTATCTCACAGATATAG AAAGTCGACTTCATGCCCAGGAGGACATCAGAGGACCTCTGTCCGAGCTGCAGCAGCAAGTGCTGCCGGACATCCAAGACCAGATACAGGACTACAG GAACAAGCAGATGATGGGTCTCGGCTCTCTGTTTGGAGAAGGAGACCTGCAGCAGCTGGATGGAGACCCggtgaaagagagacaggtgGTGGACAGACAGGTCACTGCCCTCTGGGAAATACT ATCAAAGCACGAAGAGGACAGAAG TTCTCCTCTGGCGTCGGCTGTGCACCTATACCTGCGTCATTCTGGTATCAAGCTGAGAGACTCCAAGGTCTTCCCTGGTCTGAGCACGGAGAAGGAGAAGTGGCTCGCTTTCTTAAAGACGAAAAAG CTGAGTGGTACCAAgaaagagaaagatggagaggatAAAAAGAGAAATCCCATCCTGAAGTACATCGGCAAACCCAGGACCACATCCCAGTCca CATTCCATGTCCCGTTGTCTCCCACCGAAG TCCGTCCTGGCAGTGTGAGGAACATCATTCAGCAGTTTGAGAACCACacagagacaggagaggagggagacgaTGCTGCCGACCCCCAGAGGCTCTCCACTAGCAGCCTGGGAGAAGACGGCATGGACAG CCCCACGATCTCAGTGCGTCTGGCACGCAGCGAGTCGTTGAAGGCTCAGGGAGAAGGGCGACGGCGGGGCGTCGTCTCGGGGACGGAGTCTGTCCCTCGCTCTCGTAGCGATGTGGACATGGAGGACTgcggggaggagagggaggggccAGGCCTCAGGCTGCTGCAGCACAGCGCCTCGTCCTCTGCATCCAGCAGCTCTGCGCG GTCTCTAGAGAACCCTACACCCCCATACACCCCTCGGTCTAGACGCAG GAGTGTGGACTCACCGTTGGCCCTGCTGCCAGACGCTGCAGCACTGGAGGAGGAGGTGTTTGACAGTCAGATCTGGCAGGACACAGTTCCTCCTCAGCTCCTCGCCACACTCAGTCCAAGGGAGGTGGAAAGACAGGCCGTCATATACG AGCTGTTCACCACCGAGGCGTCCCACCTGCGGACCTTGAGGGTCCTGGACCAGGTCTTTTTCCAGAAGATGAGGTCTGTGCTGAACTCTGATGAGCTGGCCTGCATCTTCCCCAACCTGCCCCAGGTCTATGAACTCCACG CAAGTCTGTGCGAGGCGATGAAGAAGCGGAGAGAAACTCCCATCGTTCAGGACATCGGGGACGTTATGCTGGCCAGG TTTGAAGATGCAGCTGGAGATGAGTTTCAGGAACAAGCGTCGCAGCTGTGCAGCCAGCAGTCTCAGGCTCTGGAGCTCATCAAGAACAAACAACGTAAAGACCCTCGCTTCGCTCACATCatccag GAGTGTGAAGCGAGTCCTCACTGTCGGAGGCTGCAGCTCAAAGACCTGCTGGTGTCAGAGATGCAGAGACTCACCAAGTACCCCCTGCTGCTGGACAACATCATTAAACATACAGAGG CTGCTTCGTCGGACCTCCCTTCACTTCAGCGCGCCCAGGCTTGTTGCCGAGGGATACTGCAGGCTGTTAATGAGGTTGTCGGGGAAATAGAGCACCGGCAACGCCTCAGCCAATACCAACGCAGGCTGGACGCTGCCCCTCTATTCAAG AGTCTGGACCTCACCACTAAGAGAATGATTCATGAAGGTCCTCTCACGTGGAAAGTCAGCAAAGATAAGCAGATAG AGATTCAAGCGCTGCTGCTGTCAGACTGCCTGGTCCTCCTACAGAGGGGCCCAGACGACCGGCTGCAGCTGAGATATCCATCCCGCTGGCTGGGTGGAGGCAGCGGAGACAGCAAGACCTCCTTCAGCCCTGTGGTGAAGCTGGACTCTCTGCTGGTCCGCTTAGTAGCTACAG ACAACAAGGCCCTCTACGTCATCAGCACCACAGAGAGGCAGATCTATGAGCTGGTGGCTGGGACATCATCGGAGAAAAACAC cTGGAAAGATTTACTTGAAAAGACCATCTCGTCAGCTGGTGGTTCATCGCCCCTGATCAATCACGGATCCATGCCTATATC GTCCCCCAGTCTACGCAGTGCATCCCCAGCGTCAACTGGCAGCAACGTCTTTGCAG ACAACTCCATGACGGAGCAGTCGGATTCAATAGAGACTCATTCCTCCAACGAGGACATTGAGCTCTCAGAAAACACACCTAGGGACCAATCAGGAGCTTTCATCTGTGGTGAGAGAAAAGACGGTGGTGTGGCAGAGGCCGCTTTACAAGATG TTGAAACACTAAGGCAGCTGATATTACGAGATTTGGAAGAGGACAGTTGGAGCCACGATTCAGATGACACGCCCACCAACGAGACGGCCAATGAAAGGAGCTCGTTCACCGAAAGACAGCGGCCAGAGTCTCTAGAGACTGTCCTCAACTTCAGCATCAACGAATGGGAGGCCGAGCCTGAAGAGGTTCCGCCTCCAGACGCAGAGCAACCCAGCAGCGTTCAGGTCGTACGGAAAG CTGTGGTTGCGggtccttcttcttcttcttcttctgtccctgatgacatcactgatGGTGTCACCCTCCCCTCCGACCAATCATCCAAGCCGAGAGGCGAGGCCACTACGCAGG GGAACACTTTCTACTTGGTAATGCCGACGGAGCAGGGAGAGAGCTTCACTGAAGACCTCAACGACCCTCCTACCCCCACAGGCAGCCACTCCCCTCAGACTCCGGAGGAAGTGATACCACCACAGACTCATCCAGAGGAGGAAACGCCCATCTGCGGTGCAGAGCCCAACCAATCAGAGGCTATGCAACTGGAACAGGAAGAGGAAATGGGCCGATCGCAGGCTGGGCACCAGAGCCACGTGATCAAAAATGTGGATGAGATTTTCCACACGATTGAGGGGTTGATGAGCAAGTTGCGTCAGCTGAAG GAAATGGAGAAGTCCCATCACAAGCTTTTGAAAACCCTCAGAGAGCCCTTTGTCAATCAGGACTCAGACGACCAACAGTGTCACTCGGCAACCGTCTCCAGAACACCATCTCTGGATCGTAGCTCAGGAGACG GCAAAGAGGGCAGTCCAGCAGAGCCCAAGATTCAGTCGACTGGA